A genomic region of Branchiostoma lanceolatum isolate klBraLanc5 chromosome 4, klBraLanc5.hap2, whole genome shotgun sequence contains the following coding sequences:
- the LOC136432632 gene encoding uncharacterized protein, translated as MEGASSRPYEGSRAEWILLQANDFDRKSRETRCGGCGGKKANWVCLDAACVAYNRGNALCLCDGCDAQFHPQSSPVMVGHRRLATVLYMSLQLLYRNRPTAQSFPESGRNPKPESATAREPYPTAEMHSSHPQALLPSPPVSPNKMPPKYDRVKKEIIENPSQDMHWEPSPQPTVVNQDRAGETVLPKTRLFSTEGPGQWTQPPVPADSSGPAMAERPVDAVPGGNINTSPPQNGARSIEYRATFGNNLRPIHNRYARILSTLRQSGNTMSLPEAFSRESFSKLSVKNCLGIAELRLLDAALYQKVFEGYKQRADTTRITVAGLEQECRRVLAVYRRLVKEMRDRGDLLPFFDVTY; from the exons ATGGAGGGTGCCAGCTCCCGTCCCTACGAGGGGTCCAGGGCAGAGTGGATCCTCCTGCAAGCAAACGATTTTGACCGAAAGTCCCGTGAAACGCGGTGCGGTGGCTGTGGCGGGAAGAAGGCCAACTGGGTCTGCTTGGATGCGGCCTGTGTCGCCTATAACCGCGGGAACGCGCTGTGCTTGTGTGACGGCTGCGACGCGCAGTTCCACCCGCAGTCTAGCCCGGTGATGGTGGGACACCGCCGCCTCGCCACCGTTCTATACATGTCCCTACAGCTGCTGTACCGCAACCGCCCGACCGCACAGAGCTTCCCCGAGTCGGGACGAAACCCCAAGCCGGAGTCTGCCACAGCTAGGGAGCCTTACCCGACTGCAGAAATGCACAGCAGCCACCCTCAAGCTCTGCTCCCGTCGCCCCCTGTCTCCCCAAACAAAATGCCCCCGAAATACGATCGTGTCAAGAAAGAGATCATCGAAAACCCATCGCAGGACATGCACTGGGAGCCATCGCCGCAACCCACAG TTGTTAACCAGGACAGGGCAGGAGAGACGGTGTTACCCAAAACTCGGCTATTCTCGACCGAAGGGCCCGGGCAGTGGACACAGCCCCCAGTCCCGGCCGACTCCAGCGGTCCGGCCATGGCCGAGCGGCCCGTGGATGCTGTCCCTGGCGGGAACATTAACACCAGTCCGCCCCAGAACGGCGCGCGGTCTATCGAGTACCGAGCCACCTTCGGCAACAACCTCAGGCCCATCCACAACAG gtaCGCTCGAATTCTCAGCACCCTGCGTCAGAGCGGGAACACGATGTCGCTACCGGAGGCGTTTAGTCGGGAATCGTTCTCCAAGTTGAGCGTGAAGAACTGCCTGGGTATCGCCGAGCTGCGGCTGCTGGACGCCGCCCTGTACCAGAAGGTGTTCGAAGGCTACAAGCAGCGCGCCGACACGACCAGGATCACCGTGGCGGGGCTGGAGCAGGAGTGCCGCCGGGTCCTAGCCGTCTACCGCCGCCTCGTCAAAGAAATGCGTGACAGGGGAGACCTTCTGCCGTTCTTCGACGTAACTTACTGA
- the LOC136432630 gene encoding serine/threonine-protein kinase PDIK1L-like: MKDTVDGYKILDKLSQGHFGAVFKARHQESSGTYALRLVECDTLTGAKDAAGHVNKLKELDDFCAILSYVDAFTDIQDLNVYVCVVTPFEDGTTLNDYVLQHHGVSDQELGVLLCDLSEGLAFLHQNNVTHGGLTPSNVLLWTDDFLQTRAKIADFGMARVCEHLEEWTYGGNVYKYFIKRQLGAEYFLPPECWRGREVASLERVDIFSLGAVICAILLHTSVNVESRRILACFVLSGEGHLPLWHNGAAEVLQLPATPINFLLRKMLKADPKQRPDASEVLRVISNAFGKSTAKEHRPHFRTRRVCYGFFAVLAAAFAVGIGAWNAGMLEL, from the coding sequence ATGAAGGATACAGTAGATGGTTATAAGATCTTGGACAAGCTGTCGCAGGGACATTTCGGCGCGGTGTTCAAAGCAAGACACCAGGAATCGTCTGGAACGTACGCCTTAAGGCTGGTCGAGTGTGACACCTTGACAGGCGCCAAGGACGCGGCGGGGCATGTCAACAAACTTAAGGAACTAGACGACTTCTGCGCCATCCTTTCCTACGTGGACGCCTTCACTGATATTCAAGACCTAAACGTCTACGTATGCGTCGTGACGCCGTTCGAAGATGGAACGACGCTGAACGACTACGTTCTTCAACACCATGGCGTATCCGATCAAGAACTCGGCGTGTTGCTGTGTGATCTAAGCGAGGGCTTAGCGTTCTTACACCAAAACAACGTCACCCATGGCGGACTGACGCCGAGTAACGTTCTTCTCTGGACAGACGACTTCTTACAGACTCGTGCAAAGATAGCCGACTTCGGAATGGCCAGAGTGTGCGAACATCTCGAAGAGTGGACTTATGGTGGCAACGTCTACAAGTACTTCATCAAGAGGCAGCTTGGGGCGGAGTACTTTCTTCCGCCCGAATGTTGGAGGGGAAGAGAAGTGGCGTCGTTAGAAAGAGTGGACATTTTCTCGCTGGGCGCCGTGATTTGTGCTATACTTCTCCACACTAGTGTGAATGTAGAAAGTAGAAGAATTCTGGCCTGTTTCGTCTTGAGCGGGGAGGGGCATCTGCCGTTATGGCACAACGGTGCGGCCGAAGTACTACAACTTCCAGCAACACCTATCAACTTTCTGCTGAGAAAAATGCTTAAGGCTGATCCAAAACAACGTCCCGACGCCAGCGAGGTCCTGCGCGTCATATCCAACGCTTTCGGTAAATCTACCGCAAAGGAACACAGACCGCATTTCAGGACAAGGCGGGTTTGCTATGGATTCTTTGCAGTCCTCGCAGCGGCGTTTGCAGTTGGAATCGGGGCTTGGAACGCAGGCATGCTCGAGTTGTAA